The proteins below come from a single Beutenbergia cavernae DSM 12333 genomic window:
- a CDS encoding MgtC/SapB family protein gives MGWAWASETTVTELQLLGLAFVLCSIIGLERQFHQKSAGLRTHTLVGMGAAVFTLISAYGFAHVLGADVTLDPSRIAAQIVSGIGFLGAGVIFMRRDIVRGLTTAATIWVSAAVGMACGAGMPVLAIATTGLHLAAIFVLAPIGRALPTPDRRRLVAVRYRDGEGVLRSVLATATDMGFQASIISTSVDEQPSGARVVAMTVRFRGRTPLRDLVTALAELSGVVGVQSQDDETEDDD, from the coding sequence ATGGGCTGGGCGTGGGCGAGCGAGACGACCGTCACGGAGCTGCAGCTGCTGGGGCTCGCCTTCGTGCTGTGCTCGATCATCGGGCTGGAGCGGCAGTTCCACCAGAAGAGCGCGGGGCTGCGGACGCACACGCTCGTGGGGATGGGCGCCGCGGTGTTCACGCTGATCTCCGCGTACGGTTTCGCGCACGTCCTGGGCGCCGACGTCACGCTCGACCCGTCGCGGATCGCGGCGCAGATCGTCTCCGGCATCGGCTTCCTCGGGGCCGGCGTCATCTTCATGAGGCGGGACATCGTGCGCGGGCTCACGACGGCGGCGACGATCTGGGTCTCCGCCGCCGTGGGCATGGCGTGCGGGGCGGGGATGCCGGTGCTCGCGATCGCCACCACGGGACTGCACCTGGCGGCGATCTTCGTGCTGGCGCCCATCGGCCGTGCGCTGCCGACGCCGGACCGGCGCCGCCTGGTCGCGGTCCGGTACCGCGACGGCGAGGGCGTGCTGCGCTCGGTGCTCGCGACCGCCACCGACATGGGCTTCCAGGCGTCGATCATCTCCACCTCCGTCGACGAGCAGCCGAGCGGCGCCCGGGTCGTGGCGATGACGGTGCGGTTCCGTGGCCGGACGCCGCTCCGCGATCTCGTGACGGCGCTCGCCGAGCTGTCCGGCGTCGTCGGCGTCCAGTCGCAGGACGACGAGACCGAGGACGACGACTGA
- a CDS encoding LacI family DNA-binding transcriptional regulator, translated as MTAHGATSADVARRAGVSRTAVSLVLNGRGEGNISAENIERIHAAARDLGYRRNSAAVNLRRRSTATIGIVTDEITTSPFAGQLLQGAREVAFDRGYLTIVADYGLDDAREREMVRALRGRQVDGFVHAAMSMREVAPDPEMAELPTVLANCFAPGGPAGVIADEEDGGYLAARCVFERGHRRVVMLAGRTPQEAEYIPATARRVAGFERAAREAGAGEARVVDAGWQIGIGAEHATALLSLPEHERPTAFVCARDRVAVGVVLAAARLGLRVPEDVSVVGYDDESEVAAVMSPPLTTVDLPHRRIGERAMELLLDALAGDAPLPTADVLVACELVVRESVGPAPTR; from the coding sequence GTGACGGCACACGGAGCGACCAGCGCCGACGTGGCGCGCCGTGCCGGCGTCTCGCGCACCGCCGTCTCGCTCGTCCTCAACGGCCGCGGCGAGGGCAACATCTCGGCCGAGAACATCGAGCGCATCCACGCGGCCGCGCGCGACCTCGGGTACCGGCGCAACTCGGCGGCGGTCAACCTGCGGCGCCGCTCCACCGCCACGATCGGCATCGTCACCGACGAGATCACCACGAGCCCGTTCGCGGGGCAGCTGCTCCAGGGCGCCCGCGAGGTCGCGTTCGACCGCGGCTACCTCACGATCGTCGCCGACTACGGGCTCGACGACGCGCGCGAGCGCGAGATGGTGCGGGCGCTGCGCGGGCGCCAGGTGGACGGGTTCGTGCACGCGGCCATGTCGATGCGGGAGGTCGCGCCGGACCCGGAGATGGCCGAGCTGCCCACGGTGCTCGCGAACTGCTTCGCTCCCGGCGGGCCGGCCGGCGTCATCGCAGACGAGGAGGACGGCGGCTACCTCGCGGCGCGGTGCGTGTTCGAGCGGGGGCACCGGCGCGTCGTCATGCTCGCCGGGCGCACCCCGCAGGAGGCGGAGTACATCCCGGCGACTGCCCGCCGGGTCGCCGGCTTCGAGCGCGCGGCGCGCGAGGCGGGCGCCGGTGAGGCCCGCGTCGTCGACGCCGGCTGGCAGATCGGGATCGGTGCCGAGCACGCGACGGCGCTGCTGAGCCTCCCGGAGCACGAGCGCCCGACGGCGTTCGTGTGCGCGCGGGACCGCGTCGCCGTCGGCGTCGTCCTCGCCGCGGCGCGGCTGGGGCTCCGCGTGCCCGAGGACGTGTCGGTGGTCGGGTACGACGACGAGTCCGAGGTCGCGGCCGTCATGTCGCCGCCGCTCACCACCGTCGATCTGCCCCACCGCCGGATCGGCGAGCGCGCGATGGAGCTGCTCCTGGACGCGCTCGCCGGTGACGCGCCGCTCCCGACGGCGGACGTGCTCGTCGCGTGCGAGCTCGTCGTCAGGGAGTCGGTCGGCCCAGCTCCCACGCGGTGA
- a CDS encoding serine hydrolase domain-containing protein, translating into MTTTHPTSPTLDPAAPLPTSTPEREGIPSAAIGALLDALEAAGVEMHSLVLARHGNVVASGWWAPYRSDDITLMYSLSKSFTSTAVGVAVAEGRLGLDDAVTSFFPPAASAGAGPRTRAMRVRHLLAMSTGHAQDTTARLDTADPVGSFLAIEPDADPGTLFCYNSGATLMLSAILTELTGERLLDYARARVLDPLGIGSAYWSRFGRYDMGLSGLHVTTDDVARLGLMYLGGGELRGRRVVPAQWVETASAMHTDNSGRGAGPDWEQGYGFQLWRARHGYRGDGAFGQFCVVLPEHDVVLASTAATENMQGVLDAVWQTLLPAFSAEALPDDDVAHAALRDRLASLALPAVASVVPGSDGAWDLALTGPAADWVDGVRLEAAAGAARLVLAEDGVPLDLQLGDGTWVRTDVPIRDDRVLRVEATGGWCAPGVLEADVLAVNTPHHLRLRCDVASGTAHVAWHTVPLRAASLVRLAIPRAVLD; encoded by the coding sequence GTGACGACGACCCACCCCACGAGCCCGACCCTCGACCCCGCCGCCCCGCTGCCGACCTCCACGCCGGAACGCGAGGGCATCCCGTCCGCCGCGATCGGCGCACTCCTCGACGCTCTCGAGGCGGCCGGCGTCGAGATGCACAGCCTCGTGCTCGCCCGGCACGGGAACGTCGTCGCCTCCGGCTGGTGGGCGCCGTACCGCAGCGACGACATCACCCTCATGTACTCGCTGAGCAAGAGCTTCACGTCGACGGCCGTCGGTGTGGCCGTCGCCGAGGGGCGGCTGGGCCTGGACGACGCCGTCACCTCCTTCTTCCCGCCGGCCGCCTCGGCCGGTGCGGGGCCGCGCACGCGCGCCATGCGGGTGCGCCACCTCCTCGCGATGTCGACGGGTCATGCCCAGGACACGACGGCGCGCCTCGACACGGCGGATCCCGTCGGGTCGTTCCTCGCGATCGAGCCGGACGCGGATCCGGGCACGCTGTTCTGCTACAACAGCGGCGCGACGCTCATGCTCTCCGCGATCCTCACGGAGCTCACGGGGGAGCGCCTCCTCGACTACGCCCGCGCGCGCGTGCTCGACCCGCTCGGGATCGGCTCGGCGTACTGGTCCCGGTTCGGGCGCTACGACATGGGGCTGTCCGGTCTGCACGTGACGACCGACGACGTCGCCCGCCTGGGGCTGATGTACCTCGGCGGCGGGGAGCTCCGCGGCCGGCGCGTCGTCCCGGCCCAGTGGGTGGAGACCGCCAGCGCCATGCACACCGACAACTCCGGCCGGGGCGCCGGCCCCGACTGGGAGCAGGGCTACGGGTTTCAGCTGTGGCGCGCCCGCCACGGCTACCGCGGGGACGGCGCGTTCGGTCAGTTCTGCGTCGTGCTGCCGGAGCACGACGTGGTGCTCGCCTCGACGGCCGCGACCGAGAACATGCAGGGCGTGCTCGACGCCGTCTGGCAGACGCTGCTCCCGGCGTTCAGCGCCGAGGCGCTGCCGGACGACGACGTCGCGCACGCCGCGCTCCGCGACCGGCTGGCGAGCCTCGCGCTGCCCGCGGTCGCGTCGGTCGTCCCAGGCTCGGACGGCGCCTGGGACCTCGCGCTGACCGGTCCGGCGGCGGACTGGGTCGACGGCGTCCGTCTCGAGGCGGCCGCGGGCGCGGCACGGCTGGTGCTCGCTGAGGACGGCGTGCCGCTGGACCTCCAGCTCGGCGACGGGACGTGGGTGCGCACCGATGTGCCGATCCGCGACGACCGCGTGCTGCGCGTCGAGGCGACCGGCGGCTGGTGCGCACCGGGCGTGCTCGAGGCCGACGTCCTGGCCGTCAACACCCCGCACCATCTGCGTCTGCGCTGCGACGTGGCGTCCGGGACGGCACATGTCGCGTGGCACACCGTGCCACTGCGCGCGGCGTCGCTGGTGCGCCTGGCGATCCCGCGAGCGGTGCTCGACTGA
- a CDS encoding CBS domain-containing protein yields the protein MRIADVIRRKGADVFTVSPETTVAELVAELDSRRIGALVVSVDGGETVSGIVSERDVVRHLHVDGAAVLQRPVADIMTEKVETCVPEDEIESLARRMTDLRVRHLPVVVDGRLKAIVSIGDVVKNRLDELQDERDQLVGYVQS from the coding sequence ATGCGCATCGCCGACGTGATCCGACGCAAGGGTGCGGACGTGTTCACGGTGTCGCCGGAGACGACGGTCGCCGAGCTCGTCGCCGAGCTGGACTCCCGCCGGATCGGGGCGCTCGTCGTCTCGGTCGACGGCGGGGAGACGGTCTCGGGGATCGTGAGCGAGCGCGACGTCGTCCGGCACCTGCACGTCGATGGCGCCGCCGTGCTCCAGCGCCCGGTCGCCGACATCATGACCGAGAAGGTCGAGACGTGCGTCCCCGAGGACGAGATCGAGTCGCTCGCCCGCCGGATGACCGACCTGCGGGTCCGACACCTGCCCGTCGTCGTCGACGGGCGGCTGAAGGCCATCGTCTCGATCGGGGACGTCGTCAAGAACCGGCTCGACGAGCTGCAGGACGAGCGCGACCAGCTCGTCGGGTACGTGCAGAGCTGA
- a CDS encoding glycoside hydrolase family 32 protein codes for MTLTTALDPFPHLHVRPERGWVNDPNGIGFWDGLWHVFYQHNPDVPRHEAICWGHATSADLLTWRDEGVALRPRPGAIDAAGVWSGVATTDDDGAPLLAYTAVPDVAGNAGIALARPDGDGGWVADERMVAPRPADPGIRDVRDPFLFRVDGRRYAVQGAGRTDGTPLVLVYDASDLDDWRLLGPLLDGADPVVRALAPAEIWECPSLVRLGEDGAWALVVSRWHSGGDHDLRGVVAFVGDLVLDSGRPRFVPRAGADLDLGPDFYAPQAYDAGDRVLLWGWTWEGRGEGAPTEADIDAAGWAGSLTFPRELGLDGDRVTSAPARELTGLRRSEVATAVPEVRLTVPAWEATASGGVVVSLDGPDGEREIWRGGDDGGTRVLVDGSVVEVFAGGDAHTVRAYPRAGESWVVRAAGGLTAWELGRPTP; via the coding sequence GTGACCCTCACCACCGCCCTGGACCCCTTCCCGCACCTGCACGTCCGCCCGGAGCGCGGTTGGGTCAACGACCCGAACGGCATCGGGTTCTGGGACGGCCTCTGGCACGTCTTCTACCAGCACAACCCGGACGTCCCGCGTCACGAGGCGATCTGCTGGGGCCACGCGACCTCCGCCGACCTGCTCACGTGGCGGGACGAGGGCGTGGCGCTGCGGCCCCGGCCCGGCGCGATCGACGCGGCGGGCGTGTGGAGCGGCGTGGCGACGACGGACGACGACGGCGCCCCGCTGCTCGCGTACACGGCGGTACCGGACGTGGCGGGGAACGCCGGCATCGCGCTCGCGCGGCCCGACGGCGACGGCGGGTGGGTGGCCGACGAGCGGATGGTCGCCCCGCGGCCCGCGGACCCGGGCATCCGCGACGTCCGCGACCCGTTCCTGTTCCGCGTCGACGGACGCCGCTACGCCGTCCAGGGCGCCGGCCGCACCGACGGCACGCCGCTCGTGCTCGTGTACGACGCGTCCGACCTCGACGACTGGCGCCTGCTCGGCCCGCTGCTCGACGGTGCCGACCCCGTGGTCCGCGCGCTGGCGCCTGCCGAGATCTGGGAGTGCCCGTCGCTGGTGCGCCTCGGCGAGGACGGCGCGTGGGCGCTCGTCGTCTCGCGCTGGCACTCGGGCGGCGACCACGACCTGCGCGGCGTCGTGGCGTTCGTCGGCGACCTGGTGCTCGACTCGGGCCGCCCGCGGTTCGTGCCGCGCGCCGGTGCCGACCTCGACCTCGGGCCCGACTTCTACGCCCCGCAGGCCTACGACGCCGGCGACCGCGTCCTCCTGTGGGGCTGGACCTGGGAGGGCCGCGGCGAGGGAGCCCCCACCGAGGCCGACATCGACGCCGCCGGCTGGGCCGGCTCACTGACGTTCCCGCGCGAGCTGGGCCTCGACGGCGACCGAGTCACGTCCGCCCCCGCCCGGGAACTGACCGGCCTGCGGCGATCCGAGGTGGCGACGGCCGTGCCCGAGGTGCGCCTGACCGTGCCGGCGTGGGAGGCCACCGCGAGCGGCGGCGTCGTCGTCTCGCTCGACGGACCCGACGGCGAGCGCGAGATCTGGCGTGGGGGCGACGACGGCGGCACGCGGGTGCTCGTGGACGGTTCCGTGGTCGAGGTGTTCGCCGGCGGCGACGCGCACACGGTCCGCGCCTACCCGCGAGCGGGCGAGTCCTGGGTGGTGCGCGCCGCCGGCGGACTCACCGCGTGGGAGCTGGGCCGACCGACTCCCTGA